One window of Marinomonas primoryensis genomic DNA carries:
- a CDS encoding GNAT family N-acetyltransferase, with translation MNHSRVIRPAMLDDAPVILDIFQQCDLFASTGYRQDNINLIDVMDWLESVTDKHPLLVLEEQGIVIAWCSVEAFYGLPAFDTACEISFYVLPNWQGQGIATQLFRHLETHRTELGFTHLIAYVYSSNFNSQGFFKRQGFDEWGLLPNIAQNENITEDVYLLGRQF, from the coding sequence ATGAACCATAGCAGGGTAATTCGTCCGGCCATGTTGGACGATGCCCCTGTTATATTGGATATATTCCAACAATGCGACCTGTTTGCTAGCACTGGTTATCGACAAGATAATATTAACTTGATTGATGTAATGGACTGGTTAGAAAGCGTCACAGACAAACATCCCCTGTTGGTGCTTGAAGAGCAGGGTATCGTTATTGCTTGGTGCTCTGTCGAAGCCTTTTATGGATTACCCGCCTTTGATACCGCTTGTGAAATTAGCTTCTACGTCTTGCCAAATTGGCAGGGTCAAGGCATCGCAACGCAACTTTTTCGTCACCTAGAAACGCACCGAACCGAACTTGGTTTTACCCACCTTATTGCCTATGTCTATTCTAGTAACTTCAACAGCCAAGGCTTTTTCAAACGTCAGGGGTTTGATGAATGGGGTTTATTACCAAACATCGCCCAGAATGAAAACATCACAGAAGATGTTTACCTTCTTGGAAGACAGTTTTAG
- a CDS encoding DUF2333 family protein, whose translation MSWITNKLQGLTPSINFSSMGKVAVSVVLVVAVLLTFLGMYWSSEPDQFDVVSTAKEKAAAQGYLNNSKKLVVGYTTASTLHTIVETLLDKPGGFITNDILPPGLFMDNMPAWEFGVLVQSRDLARAFRKEFSRSQSQSTEDVNLKIAEPQFNFDTKSWALPSSESEYRRGNKELMEYLNRLATNDSQFYARADNLSDWLSDVSTRLGSLSQRLSASVIDDEPQLESDENSRYVRTPWSKVDDVFYEARGTSWALVHMLRAVEVDFFFTLQDKNALVSLRQIIRELEATQANVWSPFILNGSGFGVLANHSLVMASYVSRANTAIIDLRRLLEQG comes from the coding sequence ATGTCGTGGATAACGAATAAATTACAGGGTTTAACGCCAAGTATTAACTTTTCAAGTATGGGGAAAGTAGCCGTATCTGTTGTATTGGTTGTCGCTGTGCTGTTGACCTTTTTGGGTATGTATTGGAGCAGTGAGCCAGATCAATTTGATGTGGTATCCACCGCCAAAGAAAAAGCCGCAGCACAAGGCTACTTGAACAACAGTAAAAAACTGGTTGTTGGTTACACAACTGCCAGCACATTGCACACCATTGTGGAAACGCTGCTAGATAAACCGGGCGGCTTCATTACCAATGATATTTTGCCTCCGGGTCTCTTTATGGACAACATGCCAGCGTGGGAATTTGGCGTACTGGTTCAGTCACGAGATTTGGCACGGGCTTTTCGTAAAGAATTTAGCCGTTCACAATCTCAATCCACAGAAGACGTGAACTTAAAAATAGCAGAACCGCAATTTAATTTTGATACCAAAAGCTGGGCATTGCCATCCAGTGAAAGCGAATACCGTCGTGGTAACAAAGAGTTGATGGAGTACCTAAATCGTTTAGCGACCAACGATTCCCAATTTTATGCACGTGCTGATAACCTTTCGGATTGGTTGTCTGACGTTAGTACTCGTTTAGGCAGTTTGTCTCAGCGTTTATCCGCAAGTGTGATAGATGATGAGCCTCAACTGGAATCGGATGAAAATAGCCGCTACGTGCGCACACCTTGGTCAAAAGTAGACGATGTTTTCTATGAAGCGCGCGGTACAAGCTGGGCTCTGGTTCACATGCTTCGAGCGGTAGAAGTAGACTTCTTTTTTACCTTGCAGGATAAAAATGCCCTTGTTAGCTTGCGTCAAATTATTCGTGAACTGGAAGCAACCCAGGCCAATGTTTGGTCTCCATTCATCTTAAATGGCAGTGGTTTTGGCGTATTGGCCAACCATTCTTTGGTAATGGCGTCTTACGTCTCACGTGCTAATACAGCGATTATCGACCTTCGTCGTTTGCTTGAACAAGGCTAG